GGGTCAGAAACAGGGTATACAGTGAGGGGTGTCCCACTGAGCTGTCAGGGGCCCTGTAAGTCCTGAAACAGGAGTGACCTACTTCTGGGCTCATGAGCCTACCTTTCCTCTGCCACCTCAAGGGTGATACCGCAAGAGTTCATCAGGATAACAGGGTAGGGGGTACAGAGTTCCAGCCCGGCCTGgatctcatgatcctcctgcctccacctcccaggtgatgggcttaCAGGTCTGTGTCACCACACCACCTAGCTCACTCACTAtgtttaagggggaaaaaaaagggctcCATATCAAAACATGCCACCTCTCTTGGGATAACGTCTACAACAAGTCCATGTCCCCACTTGGAGCCGGCCTGGCCATCACACAAGAAGCACTGGGGAGTCCCGATCCTCTGCAGCTTCCTCAGCCCCTGGAGCTCTGGCTCCCAGGTACTCCCTGCCTGCCTGACCTGGGGCGCAGACTCACCACACTGTCTCCCCCGAGGAAGTCTGGGATCACATCCTTGTCCAGGTAATCCACCAAGCCACCGGGGCCCTGGTAATTGCTGCCACTGTAGATGAGGAACTTCCGCCGGGTGTTCTCGTTGATGAAGGGGCTGATCTAGAATAGGCGTGGGTGAGGCCAGACAGTATTGGGCTGTGATTCATATTGCACAATTCccagctacccccccccccccactactcaggagacagacagagatagtgGGAGGGTTTCAGGGCTAAGCAAACCCTGGCAATGAGTAGCAAGATCctatcacaaaaacaaaccaagtgtggctgtgcacacctgtaatcccagccacgtgggaggcagaggtaggacgACTCATGCCCACAGCTGGCTCAAGCAAAGTTAGTTAAGACCTTATCTGGAAGACAAGCTAAAAATAAAAGGGCTGGAGTGATGCACAGTTGGTGgagagcttgtctagcaagcCTGAGACCCCAAGTTTAAGTTCCAAAAAGTATAACATACAATTAATCGTTtaaagctgggcgccagtggctcatgcctgtcatcctagctactcaggaggctgagatctgaggactgtggttcaaagccagcctgggcaggaaagtctgtgagactcttatctccaatgaatcagcagaaaggtggaagtgatgctgtggctcaaagtggtagagcaccagcctcgagcaaaagagctcaagacagtgcccagggcctgagttcaaaccccaagactggcacattaaaaaaatcattttaaaatacattattcaGTAGCTTTTGGCATATTCACCAGGCAGCCGTCTCAGTGCACTCCCAAGATACATGGCCCCAAAAGGAGACCCATACCCACTCCTGGTCACTCCTCCTTACTCCTCTACCCCGCCCTGATGGCCACGCCCCCAACCCATGCCTCTAGTGCCCCCATACCCCGCCCCTTGTTACCACGCCCACAATGCCTGCCTCCAGTCTATGCGTACCTCGCCCCTCGTGGACGCGCCCCTAATGCCTACCTGCAGTCTCTCCAATGCCCCGCCCCTCGCTGACGCGCCCTCAATGTCTGCCTCCAGTCTCCCCGATGCCCCGCCCCTCATGGACACGCCCACAAtgtcttctccagtttccccgaTGCCCCGCCCTTCATGGACACGCCCACAATGTCTTCTCCAGCCTCCCCGATGCCCCGCCCCTCGTGGACACGCCCCACACGGACCCGTCCCTAATTGGCCCCAAGATTTTGCCTCTGTGGTTCGCCTGTTctgtaattttactttaaaaggcGTTTCCCGCGAGGGCGCCGCCTGGCTCCTGCTCTCACCAGCGTCCAGAGCACAGGGAAGACACGGGGGGCGCGCACGATGAGCAGCCGGCCCAGGGTCTCGGGGTAGTTGTCTTCCACCACCTCGATCATGCGGAGCAGGGCCTTCACCCCCGGCCGCCACAGGTGCCGCATGTTGAGGCCCTCCAGGTCCAGCAGGCAGGTCCAGGAGCTGTGGCAGACACGGGGTCTCAGGTGCCatctggctctgcctcctccaggGCACCCGGACATCCTTCCCCCGGGGAACCTGAAGATGGGCCAGGGGGCTTGGGGAGGCAGGACTGGGTGCAGAGGAGCCAGTCACGGGACATTCTCACGGACCCTGCCACGCGAGGAAGAAGTTCAGAACAGGACAAGCTCCTGAATTAAAAGTGTCATCTTCATCCCTGGGAGCTGTGCGACAAGAGCCTGGGAGCTAAGCCGTCCTGGGGTCAGGGGCAAGGTTGGAAACAGCCCCCACCCCTCAGGTAGCATTTACTCAGAGATAAATACCAGGACAGGGGTAGCCCTCTCTGCAGCGCAGGCACCAGTCTGAGCTGTTAAAGATGCTCACTGCTATGTAAAGGGGACCAGAACCAAAGCGTGCTCCCACAGAGGGCTCAGGGCAAAGCCCAGTTCAGCCTTCATGCTGTGGAGCCTTCGGCCAAGTGCTCAACCTGTCTGGGCCTCCATCCCACTAGCACCAGCTCATTAAGAAGATGACCATCTTACTGCAGTGACTAGCCCTTCTGCAAGGAGTCTCTTCAGGACACCCCTCCTCTGAGCCATCGGGGTGAATTCTGTCTCTGGTCagggccttccctcctcccccttcccatctCATGCCGCTCTTCTTAGTCTCCAGACCTCAGAGGAGCTCAGTTCCTCTGGGAGATCAGGGTCTCAGGGGGTCAGTTCCTGCCAGTCCTTTACTCCCACGCCAACTGCCAGGAAGCCAACAAAGGGTGCTGGGTAGACCCCAACATTAGGGTATCCTGGAGACAACCCCCTATGGAGCCAAAGCTAGCCTCAAAATTGTTTatagtccaagctggctttgaactcgaggtcctcctgcctccaccgtCCAAGTGCTGGCATCACAGGTGCGTGCGTGCCACCACAGCTGTCTGGATAGGTGTCATTTTTGTTCATCTATGTGAGCCCCCTTTTACAAAGGAGCCTGCAAAGGCCCCTTCctttggggaggaggggtgaTGCCACAGTCGGGGCAGAAATGGAAATTTGGGAAAGCCCCAGGGGGACAACGGGTCCCTGAATGGGCCAGGACACCTGGAGGTTGGTGCCCAGCAGAGGGGTCAAAGGTAGAGCCCTGTGGGGAGCTGTTCTcataaaggaaaggggaggaggcttGGAGCCGGGGTGGAGCCAGAGAGAAGGCTCAGATTCAGGGCCCCTGAGTGCTCAGCATCCCTGGAAGGGCATCACTAccctgagactcagtttcctcgACTGTCAAGAGCAGGAAAAACAGGGTCCCTGCCTCACCAGACCATGGTAAGAGCTGGGGCCACCCGCCCATACTGGAGCTGGGCACCTGGCCAGCTTAACTGCACTGAGCGCAGTGCACTGAGCACCACATGGGGCCCACCTCACTTGCCTGATGGGTCTGCCGAGCTGCCTGGTGATACCTTCACACCTCTTCTGTCCTTCCTCGTTCACCGAAAGCACCTGGAAGCCAAACCCAGTGCTGTCACCACACCATCCCACAGCCCAGACCCagcctgtccccccctccccaaagctgCATGGTGCACTCACGTGACGCAGCAGCGCCTCCTCCCCCACAGCCTTCATCAGCCCCTTGGTGTCCATGTGGCCCAGGCGCAGGATGTACAGGGGGCGGCCATCTGCAAGAGAGGAGGGCCAGGGGGCTGAGGTCAGGGGCAGGACAAGCCACCCCTTGActgcagcccctcccctccccagagcagaggcccgggtgctgtgctctggGGTGCATGCACTAGGCCGCACCCCTCTTGCTCCAAGGGGAGGGAGTGGAAAAGATAAGACACAGAAGTAGTGCTCTATAAGGACAGAACGCCGGTGAAGAAACCCGTATGAAAAATATACTGAAAGGGGCCAGCCTCAGAGGCGGAGCACTTAtttagcaagcataaggctctgggttcaagcctcagtggaaaaagagagaaaggagaacaaAATGGAGTGATGAGGCCACAAGCCAAGGACACCACGGTGGGCCCCATGGGGCCACCAGAGGCCGAAGGAGGCAGGAAGCCCTTGGGGTGTTGTCCAAGGACATCTTGACTCCAGGCCCCCAGAGCTGGGGACAGTCTTGCTGCTTTAAGCTGCACACTTTGTGGTAACAAGCTATGGCAGCCTCCCTAAGCCACAGCACAGATGCGGCTGAGACAAGCCGGATGCCCACGGTATAATACAAAGTGAACGGCGAGCTAAGCCAGCCTCTGGGAAAAACCGTCTCTGCTCAGCACAAAGTCTACCTTCTTGGCAGATGGGTGATGTGCCACTGGCATCTCCAGATGCTCAGGAGAGCTGAAAGGAAAGCTGGCATGTGGGCACAGAAGGTATTGCTTAGGGCACACTGGGCAGTGACGGTGTGCCCCACATGCTACTCACCTATGTCCTGGTAGTGCCAGCCGCCGGCATAGAACTCCTGCAGGGGGCCCGGGGGCCGCCAGGTCTGCAGGAGAAGGTCCACCTGGTGTTGCTTCCGCCAGCTCAGAGACTGGCACAGCATCTCCCGGGCCTTGTCCAAGTGGAAGTCCCGTGCCCGCAGGAAGCGGAGGATGTGCTCATCTTTGGGGATCTGAGAGGCAAAGGAGGGAAATGCTCACCGAGTGGTAACCTCTACCTGGCAGGTTACAAGCGCAGGAAGCTGCCTCCTCGCTCACCTGCTAAACACAgggctcaggaaaaaaaaaaaaaaagagcccaacCAGCATGGTCACTACCATGTAGCAGTTTTGTCAGCATGTGTTGAACAGATACCTAGGAGAGCATGTGAGCATGAATAAAACACAGCCAGTCATGGCCGcatacacctgcaatcccagctattcagtagGCAAAAACAGAaggatcggggctggggatatagcctagtggcaagagtgcctgcctcggatacacgaggccctaggttcgattccccagcaccacatatacagaaaacggccagaagcggcgctgtggctcaagtggcagagtgctagccttgagcgggaagaagccagggacagtgctcaggccctgagtccaaggcccaggactggccaaaaaacaaaacaaacaaaaaaaaaaaacagaaggatccgggttcaaggctagcctgggcaaaggtGGCAAGACTctgcctcagaaaaaaaaaaaaggcagagggacatagctcaaggggtagagtgttcgcctagccaggcatgaggccttgggtttcatTCCTACTGCTGCTAAAATAAAGCAGATATGAATTCTGTGTGTTACTAATTGCATAAACTCTTGTATCTCCCTTGGCAGTGCCTCAGGCCGATTCCCTGTCATGGGAGCTCTGTGCTCACCTTGCCTTTGTGGGTCTCCTGTAACCAGTGCCGAAGCTGGACCAGGCAGCTCTCCTGCATGGGCGTGAGGTAGCCCAGGCACCTCTGGATGTAGTCTGCGTCAAGCTTGTcccctgggggagagggagggggttcaGGAGGGGACACGGTCTCCTCACTGCCACACACTCTGTGTGACCCCATCCACACAAGGCCACCCCACCCCAGACAGCATCCACCCAGGCTCCAGATCCATTCATCCTCCCAGACCCGTATCCAGCCCTTCGGAAACCCATGTGCGAGGCACAGATGGGCTCCCATCATTCGCTGCGCACTCAGGGCCAGGCCTGGTGTCTGGTTCTGCCACCACCAGGCCGGGAGAGCCGGTCAGTCACTCTCGTTCCCACTTAAGAGCAGACCTCAGAAGATTCAGTGCCACAAAGGAGAAAAGGCACACAGCCCAgcgtggtggtacacacctgtaagcccagcactcaggaggaggaggcaggaggatcgttAAgtttgagaccaaaaaaaaagggggggggggtaacctAAGTTTCCTTTGCTCTCCAACTTCCCCAGCCCTCTTGGGGGGTACAAGGGTACCACACAGCCATTGGCACCCGGAACCTCGATCCCACAGCATAGCCCTGGCTCACAGGCAGGCTGTGTGGGCCCAGCGCCCTGTCAGCCCCCAGAGCTGGGTCTGGCATGGCTCTGTCCCCCAGTCTTGACCATCGGGGCAGTGGGTTTGTCTCCACACCTTCCAGCATCCCCGTGGGGGCTCGGGGGACACAGGCCACAGCCTGCAAGGCTACAGATGTGGGATGGGGACACTGAACACAAACCCAGACCCCAGGAGTCCCCCTGACAGCCGAAGTGAACTGCTGGGTGAACTGAAGCCGAGGCTGTGTGTGGACAGCCTGAAGCACTGGGGCCAGCGACGGAGAGGAAGAACAAGGCTGGTGGGTGAGTGGTGAGGGAAGCTGGCGCTTCCCCATCCTCCCAGCCCCGCTCTCCCCCCCTCTGGCAGCTGGGAAAGCCCTGCTCTGCCTCTCAGCACAAAGGCCCAGTGAGTCCAGGCCGGGTGCAGAGGCCTGGCTGTGCCTTCCACTGGCCATTCTGTTGCCAGCACTGCTGCGGTCAGCATAGAGCAGAGACCTGGGCATGAAGCCCGGGAGAGCCAGGCAGGAGGTAGCCGCTGAGGGCACagctattactttttctttttaaaaaaaaagtgcaatatGGCAGCAGCCAGCCAATGCACACAGTAGGAGCAGAATGCTTACTGTATGGATGAATTTTGTTGTCTCCAGATACAGCCCCATAGGTATTAGTtgcatcgtagctactcaagtaTCAGGCCAGtggcccaaaagaaaaaaatgaatcaacaTAGCACTTTTAGTTATGTAATTTTTTGCCTTTGACATTATGTGGCAAGCCTTTTCCACATTAATAAAAGGCTGTGGGAAGAAGCTGATTGCCTTAATATGTAAAGAGCCCTCACAAACCAATAAGAAATCCATGggaaaatggggggtgggggatgaaggacaagccaggagctggtggctcacccctcccaagaagctgagagctgaggatcacagtttgaggcagcCTTGGTAGAAAGCTTGAAACCTTATCTGAGAAGGAAACTAAAGGCAAATGGACTAGGGGGTATGGCTCCAGTTGTGCAGcaggcttgcctagcaagcccaaggccctatgagttcaatccctagcaacaccaagtaaacaacaacaaagaaagaatgatGCAGGCACTGACACAGGGAAGTATTTGCGTGACACTTGTGAGTAAAAGCAAACTACCAAGTTGAACATACGACACACTCCCAAACATTCAACTTAAGTTACTGCCtctgcatacatgcacacacgtgcaaatACAGACACGTGGCACACTATAAATGCACAGGTGGCTCCAGGAAATGGCAGCATTGAACTGCCCTGgcctgggaaagggagagggggagaagagggatTTCCCCCCCTTCCATCACCTCTGAATACCACCGTGAACACCCATCGCCTCGTACAATTAAAAAGGAACGAAGTCAAGCGGAAACGCCAGGCTCAGACCGGTGAAATAAAGCAGCTCTGGGCTAGGGGCCTGGAGGCAGCATGGGCGCGGGGCCAGCAGAGGGACGggctgcagggggcgggggggggggcatctttcCCTGGGGAGCCAAGCTGCCCATGGGATTCTCAGGATGTGAGTGGGGGCTGGGACCTGGCACTGCCTGCTGGCCACTGGCCACGGCAGACACCTACCATCATCCGGGGCAGGGCCTGGCATGCTGCCACCCCCACCAGCCTCCAGGCATCCCGGACCCCACAATGCAGGCCGGCTGCCAGGGTCTTCCTCCCGGACGGGGGCAGGAGTCCAGCGGGGGACGTGGGAGACGCCCTGGGAGACGAGCTCGCTCAGGTAATACTCCATCACCTCTCTCccctggaagagagagaaaatttccCCTCTTGATTACGAGAAGAATCCCCTACCCCATGGTGTTTAGATCTGAGGCCTTCAAATCAAGCAGTGAAAACTCtgtttattaacttatttatgtACTGATTTTAAGCtggggtcttgagttcaaggtcaatcTCAGGCACACccagcaagcgctctaccactgagccacccatGCAGtgatgatttgtgtgtgtgtgtgtgtgtgtgtgtgtgtgtgtgtgtgtatgtgtggctggtcctggggtttgaactcaaggcctgggctctatccctgagcttcgttttttttgtttgctcaaggctagtgttctaccacttgagccattaactccacttctggcttttctggtggttaactggagtaagagtctcacggaagcccaagctggcttccaaccaccaccttcagatctcagcctccagactagctaggatagaggtgtgagccaatggctccTTGCCTGCAGTGGCAATAGTAACCCTGAACAAGTCCCTCGAAATGTCCCTCCCCTGGAGCTTGCTGCACGTGCCAACAACATCTTGGGGTCCTGGGGCAATGGTTAGGTGCCCCCAGAGCAGGCCCGGGCGTCCCACCCACTGTTCTGCCTGATGCTGTGCCCAGCCAGGCACCTATTCGGCAGGCGGGAGGGCTGagtctgggcagggcagggcagggctgctgCTGGGGTCCTGGGCTGTGGGTGGCACCGGGAGCCCCAGCTCACCCTCTTCACGTTGGCGGTGTACTGCTTCATGGCGATCTTCTCCAGCATGTGCTCCAAGCCAAAGAAAGACCGAACGTCCAGCGAGGCCGACTGCTCGAAGCAAGTCCAGTTTTCGTTCTCAGGGTGGACCTGAAACCGGCAAGGGCCAAGCTCAGGGCCTCCGTGCTGGGGGAAGCTCACCCCCGCCCCAGGAGCCCTCCCCCAGGTGCCCGGAACGCCAAGGGACGCCAGGTCTGACTTCCAGGACCGAGGGGAAGCGGGTCTGCGAGCCGCACCCTGCCCGGGAGCGGCTCCGCCTGTGATCCCGCCGCCCAGGCCCAGGTCGAGGCGGGCTCACCGAGTAGCGGCAGGTCTCGGTGACCAGCACGCGGTTGGCGAAGGTGTCGTTGCGGGCCTCGATGAGCAGCGTCCTCTCCCGCAGGTCCAGCGCGTTTCTCTGCAGGAACACGGCCTGCTCCACGCCCGCCAGCTGCCCGCGGGCCAGGGCTCATGagatggggcggggaggggggccagaCCCTCCACCTGAGCCGGTGCTCTACCTGACCACGCCCCtccgcctggccccgcccctccgccagACCCCGCCCCTCCGCCAGACCCCACCCTCCATCCTCACTCCAATCCCcaacttccattctttctttctttctttctttttttttgccagtcccggggcttgaactcagggcctgagcactgtccctggctttttttttttttttttgctcaaggctagcactctatcacttgagccacagcgccacttcctgctttttctatgtatgtggtgctgaggaatcgaacccagggcttcatgcatgctaggcaagcacgcccccccaccatccATTCTGACCCCCAATCCCCCCCTTCCAGTCTGGCGCCCAATCTCCTGCACCTTCCGCAGCAGCCGAGGCGCCTCCACTCGCAGCCGGCAGCTTCGCTCCACCACGCGCACTGCCCCGTCGGCGCTGCAGGACTCGCTCAGGACCTCGCTGCCCAGGAAGGCGGGGATCAGCGGGCAGGTGGGGAAGCGCTTCTCGTAGGCCTGGGGGGAGACACAGAAGAGTGGAGGGCTGCCCGCGGAGTGGGGGGCTGCATACAGAGTGGGGAGGCTGCACGCAGAGTGGGGGGCTGCACGAGGAGTGGGGAGGGCTGCACATAGAGTGGGGGGCTGCACGCGGAGTGTGGGCTGCATGTGGAATGGGGGCTGCATTGGAGTGGGGGGCTGAAAGCAGAAGGAGAGGCTGCGTGCCT
This genomic stretch from Perognathus longimembris pacificus isolate PPM17 chromosome 23, ASM2315922v1, whole genome shotgun sequence harbors:
- the Sec14l5 gene encoding SEC14-like protein 5 — its product is MVQKYQSPVRVYKYPFELVMMAYEKRFPTCPLIPAFLGSEVLSESCSADGAVRVVERSCRLRVEAPRLLRKLAGVEQAVFLQRNALDLRERTLLIEARNDTFANRVLVTETCRYSVHPENENWTCFEQSASLDVRSFFGLEHMLEKIAMKQYTANVKRGREVMEYYLSELVSQGVSHVPRWTPAPVREEDPGSRPALWGPGCLEAGGGGSMPGPAPDDGDKLDADYIQRCLGYLTPMQESCLVQLRHWLQETHKGKIPKDEHILRFLRARDFHLDKAREMLCQSLSWRKQHQVDLLLQTWRPPGPLQEFYAGGWHYQDIDGRPLYILRLGHMDTKGLMKAVGEEALLRHVLSVNEEGQKRCEGITRQLGRPISSWTCLLDLEGLNMRHLWRPGVKALLRMIEVVEDNYPETLGRLLIVRAPRVFPVLWTLISPFINENTRRKFLIYSGSNYQGPGGLVDYLDKDVIPDFLGGDSVCNVPEGGLVPKSLYLTEEEQEQAEQLRRWSETYHSATVLRGAPHEVAVEILEGESVITWDFDILRGDVVFSLYHAKQAPGARAAGQLIDKDWVLGTDYSRVEAPLICREGESIQGSHVTRWPGVYLLQWQMHGAPGGVACSLPGVDDVLAALHSPGPKCKLLYYWEVLASKDFRGSMSSLESCSSRFSQLSATTSSSSRSHSSSLLSR